In the Fuerstiella sp. genome, GAAGTACGCGCCGCAGCTTTCTCCGAAAATCTGCTGTGTTTGGAAGCGGTCTGGGCCTGGTTGCCGGCAGTAGTCGTGGCAATGTGGCTGCCAACGACAGGATCAGTGTGGCCTGTATCGGTGTTGGCGGACGTGGTAATTCGGTGATGCGCAGCTTTGCTGAGGAAGCTGACTGCGACATCACCCATATTTGCGATATCCGGAAATCAGTGCGCCAGCAGCGGGGCGCAGAAATGAAGGAGATGACGGGGCGTATGCCCCAACTGGTCCACGACTATCACGATCTGCTTAATGATCCATCGATCGATGCGTTTATGATTGCAACACCGGACCACTGGCATGCCCTGCTGACGATTGAAGGCTGTCTGGCCGGCAAGGATGTTTATGTTGAAAAGCCTGCCAGTCACAATATCGTTGAAGGCAAAACGACCGTGATGGCCGCACGTAACCGCCAGTGTATGGTACAGATGGGAACACAAATTCGCAGTGCTTCCTTTTTGCGAGAGGCGGCCGATTACGTCCAAAGCGGTGCGCTCGGCAAAGTGATCTTTGGGAAAGCCTGGGAGACCAGTCGCAACAGCCCTGTTCATCTTCCGCCGGACGGGGAGCCGTCAGCAGCTATCGACTATGAAATCTGGCAGGGCCCTGCACTCGAACGACCTTACAACGAGGCCATTGTCCGAAGCGCCTGGCGATGGATGTTTGACTACGGTACAGGCGATCTGGGGAATGACGGTGTCCACCGCATCGACTTCTGCCGATATGTGATGGGGCTGGAAACGATGCCCGAGGCGATTTCCTGTTCCGGGGGTAAGTTCTTCTTTGAAGATGATCAGCAGTGGCCCGATACCATGTTCATCAACTACGAATACCCAGGCAGGATACTGCAGTACGAAATGCGGCTGTGGTCCCACCCGAAACTGTTCGGTGTTTCCGAAGGGGCAGCGATCTATGGGGAGAACGGCTGGGTCCTGGTGACCAACCGGGCCTGGAAGGCCTGGGATGCTGACGGTAAGCTGGTTGCTCAGGGAACCGGTGACAACGGCATGCAGGCTCATGCCCGAAATTTCCTCGATGCCATCCGCAGCCGAAAACGTGAATCACTGAATCAGGAAATCTATTCCGGGCACGTCAGCAGCCTGATGTGCCATGCCGGCAACATTTCCTGGAGAACTGGTAAAAAACTGCGACTGGATGCGGAGACAGAAATGTTCGATGACCCGATTGCCAACCAGTATCTCGGTCGGGAGCATCGCCGAGGTTACGAACTGCCTGACGTTAGCTAATTCGCAGGGGCTTAAACGTCATTTCTTCGAAACATGGCAATAGGTTGACCGTGCCATGCCTGTGTCACTCTGAAACCGGGCGCCTCGCGGCAACAAGTCCGAGCATGATGGTTGACCTGGCAGGCAGTTGCGGAACGGCAGTTATCGCCAGCGTCGGACCGCTGTCTGAAAAATACTGCCGGCATGCTGCGGTCAATGCCGCGTGATCACCGATATCGGACAGATAGACACGCACCTCGACCACATCCTTAAGCTGCATCTCTCCAGCCTTAAGAATTGCAGTCAGCCATTCGATCCCCTCACTGACCTGGTGTTGAACTGTGCCTTCCCTGCGAAACACGCCTGCCAGGTGCATCACGTTGTTGCTGAGGAGTCCTCGACTGTAGCTCCCGCTGGGAGGCTGGCCTTCTCCAATAACAGCCCGGCGGGGCTTTCGGCTGGCGATCATCGTGATTTCTACAGGGGAATCGAGCGGCAATTTTGCCACACCCATAGGAAGCCGCGCCGGTCGTGGTTCCTCAGTGATCATGGTGAGGTATGCATTACTGGCTGCAGCAAACTCTTCCACATTCTTCATGTACAGATACGCAGAGATCACATGTGAAAGATCCATGTCGGCAGCCTTCAGGACATCCTGGATGTTTTTGAGTGTCTGCACAACATGGTCACCGATGTCACCTTCGATCAGTTTTCCGCTCTCCGGATTGATTCCAACATGCCCCGACAAATACAGAGTGTCGCCTGCCAGAATTCCCGGACTAAACGGAAGATTTGACGCAGTCGTCCCTGCGGGACGGATGACTTGTTTTGGGCCTTTCACGGCCACCATCGCAATTTGTACCATCGATCCGTCCGGCAGGGCTGTGACCCCCAGCGTTGTTCTTGTGGGAAACTGCTGCCTGAAGAATGACCGGTAGGCACTATTCATTTCGTGATACTTTTCCAGATCTGTAAGCCACACCTGGACAGAAACAACGTCCGAAAAACTAAAACCGGCTCGACTGAGTTCACGATCAATGTTCAACATCGTTTGCGTGGTGGCTGACTCGATGTCTGCGGGTTGTTCACCTGTTTGCGGATTTCGACTGCCCTGTGCCGAAACGTACAGAGTCTCTCCGATGCGAACCGTCGCTCTGAAAACCGGGGTCTCCTCTGCAACTGTGGTCTGATGATTCAGTACCGAAAGCTGGCAGCCGATGATTGCCCAAACGGCGAATAAGGACTGTCCTGCCGGATTTCTGTCAGACATGTTGGTGCTCTTTATTGTATCTCACTCGGCGTGAGTCGAATTTGTGATGATGACGTGCTGCTGCAGACGACCAGTGTGGCTGCGGCGACCGGCCGATATGAGTGCCCACGATTTCTGACTATTTCGGAAGCCACTTTCGGTTCAGCTTACACACCATTGTGTAGGCGGGGTCGAAAATATTTCCCAAATCGTATCGAACACACTGCGACAGCAGCAGGTTGGCGCCGACGGCGTCGAGGCCGTAGTCTGTCTGCAGCCATCGGAGCATCTCGGTGGTGGCATGCTGCACGGCCTGATCCAGTGGTCGGGCGTTGCCGACCGTCATGATCCAGTCTTCATTTTCCGCACGTGGCCAGCCGATGGATTTTTTCCTGATGTGTCGCAGTGTTACGC is a window encoding:
- a CDS encoding Gfo/Idh/MocA family oxidoreductase gives rise to the protein MSRSTRRSFLRKSAVFGSGLGLVAGSSRGNVAANDRISVACIGVGGRGNSVMRSFAEEADCDITHICDIRKSVRQQRGAEMKEMTGRMPQLVHDYHDLLNDPSIDAFMIATPDHWHALLTIEGCLAGKDVYVEKPASHNIVEGKTTVMAARNRQCMVQMGTQIRSASFLREAADYVQSGALGKVIFGKAWETSRNSPVHLPPDGEPSAAIDYEIWQGPALERPYNEAIVRSAWRWMFDYGTGDLGNDGVHRIDFCRYVMGLETMPEAISCSGGKFFFEDDQQWPDTMFINYEYPGRILQYEMRLWSHPKLFGVSEGAAIYGENGWVLVTNRAWKAWDADGKLVAQGTGDNGMQAHARNFLDAIRSRKRESLNQEIYSGHVSSLMCHAGNISWRTGKKLRLDAETEMFDDPIANQYLGREHRRGYELPDVS
- a CDS encoding RidA family protein, with amino-acid sequence MSDRNPAGQSLFAVWAIIGCQLSVLNHQTTVAEETPVFRATVRIGETLYVSAQGSRNPQTGEQPADIESATTQTMLNIDRELSRAGFSFSDVVSVQVWLTDLEKYHEMNSAYRSFFRQQFPTRTTLGVTALPDGSMVQIAMVAVKGPKQVIRPAGTTASNLPFSPGILAGDTLYLSGHVGINPESGKLIEGDIGDHVVQTLKNIQDVLKAADMDLSHVISAYLYMKNVEEFAAASNAYLTMITEEPRPARLPMGVAKLPLDSPVEITMIASRKPRRAVIGEGQPPSGSYSRGLLSNNVMHLAGVFRREGTVQHQVSEGIEWLTAILKAGEMQLKDVVEVRVYLSDIGDHAALTAACRQYFSDSGPTLAITAVPQLPARSTIMLGLVAARRPVSE